In Janthinobacterium sp. 67, a genomic segment contains:
- a CDS encoding nitrate reductase, whose amino-acid sequence MTTCTPVKTTCPYCGVGCGVEATRLPDGAIRIAGDIAHPANQGKLCVKGSALGDTLDLENRLLQPQVRVDGVLQPSSWDAALDQVAGGLRAIIDKHSPDAVALYVSGQLLTEDYYIANKFMKGYVGSANIDTNSRLCMSSAVAGHKRAFGEDIVPGCYEDLELADMVVLVGSNTAWCHPILFQRIARIRETRPEMKLVVIDPRRTATCELADLHLPVKPGTDVWLFNGLLCYLAREGVIADDFVTRHSSGLDEALAAAHVDCSDPLRVAKICKVDPQALLAFYQAFAATRKVVTAFSQGVNQSSSGTDKVNSIINCHLATGRIGQPGMGPFSLTGQPNAMGGREVGGLANMLAAHLDLDKPAHREAVQTFWDAPRMADKPGLKAVELFHAIEAGKVKAVWIIATNPLVSMPDADQVRRALAKCELVVVSDISAGSDTNTHADVLLPALGWGEKNGTVTNSERRISRQRAFLPAPGEARADWDVLCDVARRMGYAGFDFTAPQAIFDEHARLSAFRNDGATKRLFNLGHLAGLDAARYDALAPQQWPQGQARLFGDGRFAHADGRARFVPTAPRAPRNMPDEDYPLILNTGRVRDQWHTMTRTGKAAKLSGHVAEAFIDIHPQDALLYSVREGELARVSSAWGAMVARVVHGGGIARGQVFVPIHWSDANASDARVGAVVNPVVDPVSGEPEFKHTPVRIEQFRVHWHAFVLSRTPLDLDGVAHWTRIQGEQFLRYELAGRQRIDDLGAWARALLGVTDDNADWLDYADASAGVYRAVHLEDGRIAQCVYVSPRPDLPSRSWLAGLFAHAQMDAADRAGVLLGQPIGKGVDAGPIVCSCFGVGRNTICAAIVEQKLTTTAQVTACVKAGGNCGSCVPEIRQLLLEARSAA is encoded by the coding sequence ATGACCACTTGCACGCCCGTGAAAACCACTTGCCCATATTGCGGCGTCGGCTGCGGCGTGGAAGCGACACGCCTGCCCGACGGCGCCATCCGCATCGCCGGCGACATTGCGCACCCGGCCAACCAAGGCAAGCTGTGCGTGAAAGGCTCTGCCCTCGGCGACACCCTGGACCTGGAGAACCGTTTGCTGCAACCACAGGTACGCGTCGATGGCGTCCTGCAGCCGTCCTCCTGGGATGCCGCGCTGGACCAGGTGGCGGGCGGCCTGCGCGCCATCATCGACAAGCACAGCCCCGACGCCGTCGCCTTGTACGTCTCGGGCCAGCTGCTGACGGAAGACTATTACATCGCCAACAAATTCATGAAGGGCTATGTGGGCAGCGCGAATATCGACACCAATTCACGCCTGTGCATGTCGTCGGCCGTGGCCGGTCACAAGCGGGCGTTCGGCGAGGATATCGTGCCGGGCTGCTATGAAGACCTGGAACTGGCCGACATGGTGGTGCTGGTGGGCTCGAACACGGCCTGGTGCCACCCCATCCTGTTCCAGCGCATCGCCCGCATCCGCGAAACCCGGCCGGAGATGAAACTGGTGGTGATCGACCCGCGCCGCACGGCCACCTGCGAGCTGGCCGACCTGCACCTGCCCGTGAAACCGGGCACCGACGTGTGGCTGTTCAACGGTCTATTGTGCTATCTGGCGCGGGAAGGGGTGATCGCCGATGATTTTGTGACGCGGCACAGCAGCGGCCTCGATGAGGCGCTGGCGGCCGCCCATGTCGACTGTTCCGATCCCTTGCGGGTGGCGAAAATCTGCAAGGTCGACCCGCAAGCCTTGCTGGCGTTCTACCAGGCGTTCGCCGCCACGCGCAAGGTCGTCACGGCCTTTTCGCAGGGCGTCAACCAGTCGTCTTCCGGCACGGACAAGGTCAACAGCATCATCAACTGCCACCTGGCGACGGGGCGCATCGGCCAGCCCGGCATGGGACCGTTTTCCCTCACGGGCCAGCCGAACGCCATGGGCGGGCGCGAAGTGGGCGGCCTGGCCAATATGCTGGCGGCGCATCTGGATCTCGACAAGCCGGCGCACCGCGAAGCCGTGCAAACCTTCTGGGATGCGCCGCGCATGGCCGACAAGCCTGGCCTGAAGGCGGTGGAGCTGTTCCACGCCATCGAGGCGGGCAAGGTCAAGGCGGTGTGGATCATCGCCACCAATCCGCTGGTCAGCATGCCGGATGCCGACCAGGTGCGCCGGGCGCTGGCCAAGTGCGAGCTGGTGGTGGTGTCCGACATCAGCGCCGGATCGGACACGAACACCCATGCCGACGTGCTGCTGCCGGCCCTGGGCTGGGGCGAAAAGAATGGCACGGTGACCAATTCCGAGCGCCGCATCTCGCGCCAGCGCGCCTTCTTGCCGGCGCCCGGCGAAGCGCGCGCCGACTGGGACGTGCTGTGCGACGTGGCGCGCCGCATGGGGTATGCCGGCTTCGATTTCACGGCGCCGCAAGCCATCTTCGATGAACACGCGCGCCTGTCCGCCTTCCGCAATGACGGGGCCACAAAGCGTCTGTTCAACCTGGGCCACCTGGCGGGCCTGGATGCGGCGCGCTACGACGCCCTGGCGCCGCAGCAGTGGCCGCAGGGCCAGGCGCGCCTGTTCGGCGACGGCCGCTTCGCGCATGCCGATGGCCGCGCGCGCTTCGTGCCGACGGCGCCGCGCGCGCCGCGCAACATGCCCGACGAAGACTATCCGCTCATCCTGAATACGGGCCGGGTGCGCGACCAGTGGCATACGATGACGCGCACGGGCAAGGCGGCCAAGCTGTCGGGCCACGTCGCCGAAGCGTTCATCGATATCCACCCGCAGGATGCGCTGCTGTACAGCGTGCGCGAAGGCGAGCTGGCGCGCGTGTCCAGCGCCTGGGGCGCGATGGTGGCGCGGGTCGTGCATGGCGGCGGCATCGCGCGCGGCCAGGTCTTCGTGCCGATCCACTGGAGCGACGCGAATGCGTCGGACGCGCGCGTGGGCGCCGTCGTCAACCCCGTCGTCGACCCCGTCTCGGGCGAACCCGAATTCAAGCACACGCCCGTGCGCATCGAGCAGTTCCGCGTGCACTGGCATGCATTCGTGTTGAGCCGCACGCCCTTGGACCTGGACGGCGTGGCGCATTGGACGCGCATCCAGGGCGAGCAATTCCTGCGCTACGAACTGGCCGGCCGCCAGCGCATCGATGATCTCGGCGCCTGGGCGCGCGCGCTGCTCGGCGTCACGGACGACAACGCCGACTGGCTCGATTATGCGGACGCCAGCGCCGGCGTGTACCGCGCCGTGCACCTGGAAGACGGGCGCATCGCGCAATGCGTGTATGTCTCGCCGCGGCCCGACCTGCCGTCGCGCAGCTGGCTGGCGGGCCTGTTTGCGCACGCGCAGATGGATGCGGCGGACCGCGCCGGTGTGCTGCTGGGCCAGCCCATCGGCAAGGGCGTCGATGCCGGTCCCATCGTGTGCTCGTGCTTTGGCGTGGGGCGCAACACCATTTGCGCGGCCATTGTGGAGCAAAAACTGACGACGACGGCGCAGGTGACGGCTTGCGTCAAGGCGGGCGGCAATTGCGGCTCCTGCGTGCCGGAGATACGACAGTTGCTGCTTGAGGCGCGCAGCGCTGCCTGA
- a CDS encoding CehA/McbA family metallohydrolase, translated as MAWSNTAAAQETKEHSELDATVVAPFRAARGERVTQARTFLVRLTYPDEGRAHAVRWTLTLSGPGPQGPVLRRWSGTEQVGANGKNVNLPWDGRADADARERRVLAPDGLYELRLLAVADAGSPQEAQVEQQWPVQVQRGASTAPTVPAFQAGLRQLTSLEGQPGYRVVYANLHSQTRHSDGGAPLDACHGAQDPQTGAYGPIDAYKYAQDHGLDALLTSEHNHMYDGSDGTNSAAVAAEAKALYQTGLAEAAAYSAAHPGFLALYGMEWGVINKGGHLNIFNSEQLLGWEKNAQGELLADIETPKGDYAALYALMRERGWIGQFNHPAYAGQFLVNGQPLGYTADGDAAMVLCEVMNTSAFSTNDEETETRRSNYEAACNRALAAGYHVAFSSNQDNHCANWGASYGNRTAVLVTNKAADTSLSRDSLLEALRARRVFATMDKHAQLLFTANGKLMGERFDNHGPLHLATSFSNGAGRQAAAVAIFHGVPGGNGSVTPITDQADVTVTPAPGPHFYYARLTQDDGNIVWSAPVWVNQLP; from the coding sequence ATGGCATGGAGCAACACTGCGGCCGCGCAAGAGACTAAGGAGCACAGCGAACTCGATGCCACCGTTGTCGCGCCCTTCCGCGCCGCGCGCGGCGAGCGGGTCACGCAGGCGCGCACCTTTCTTGTTCGCCTTACCTATCCCGACGAGGGGCGCGCACATGCCGTGCGCTGGACCTTGACCTTGTCCGGCCCCGGCCCGCAAGGCCCCGTGCTGCGGCGCTGGTCGGGCACGGAACAGGTGGGGGCCAACGGCAAGAACGTGAACCTGCCCTGGGATGGCCGCGCCGATGCCGATGCCCGCGAACGGCGCGTGCTGGCGCCGGACGGCTTGTACGAACTGCGCTTGCTGGCCGTGGCCGATGCGGGCTCGCCGCAGGAAGCGCAGGTGGAACAGCAGTGGCCCGTCCAGGTGCAGCGGGGCGCAAGCACGGCGCCCACGGTACCCGCCTTCCAGGCCGGCCTGCGACAGCTGACCAGCCTGGAAGGCCAGCCCGGCTACCGCGTCGTCTACGCCAACCTGCACAGCCAGACGCGCCACAGCGACGGCGGCGCCCCGCTCGACGCCTGCCATGGCGCGCAAGACCCGCAAACAGGGGCCTACGGCCCCATCGATGCCTATAAATATGCGCAAGACCACGGACTCGACGCCCTGCTGACGTCCGAGCACAACCATATGTATGACGGCTCCGACGGCACCAACAGTGCTGCGGTCGCAGCGGAAGCCAAAGCGCTGTACCAGACGGGACTGGCCGAAGCGGCCGCGTATTCGGCCGCCCATCCCGGTTTCCTGGCCCTGTACGGCATGGAATGGGGCGTCATCAACAAGGGCGGCCACCTGAATATCTTCAATAGCGAACAGTTGCTGGGCTGGGAAAAAAATGCCCAGGGTGAATTGCTGGCCGATATCGAGACGCCGAAGGGCGATTACGCGGCCCTGTACGCGCTGATGCGCGAGCGGGGCTGGATAGGCCAGTTCAACCATCCTGCCTATGCGGGCCAGTTCCTCGTCAACGGCCAGCCGCTCGGCTACACGGCGGATGGCGACGCGGCCATGGTGCTGTGCGAAGTGATGAATACGTCCGCCTTTTCCACGAACGACGAGGAAACGGAAACCCGGCGCAGCAATTACGAGGCGGCATGCAACCGGGCCCTGGCGGCCGGCTACCACGTGGCTTTCAGCAGCAACCAGGACAACCACTGCGCCAACTGGGGCGCCTCGTATGGCAACCGCACGGCCGTGCTGGTGACAAACAAGGCTGCCGATACATCATTGTCGCGCGACAGCTTGCTCGAAGCGCTGCGCGCGCGCCGCGTGTTTGCCACCATGGACAAGCATGCGCAACTGCTGTTCACGGCCAACGGCAAGCTGATGGGCGAGCGTTTCGACAACCACGGTCCCTTGCACCTGGCCACCAGTTTCAGCAACGGCGCCGGGCGGCAGGCGGCCGCCGTCGCCATCTTCCACGGCGTGCCGGGCGGCAATGGCTCCGTGACACCCATCACGGACCAGGCAGATGTCACCGTCACGCCCGCGCCCGGCCCCCATTTCTATTACGCGCGGCTGACGCAGGACGATGGCAATATCGTCTGGTCGGCACCCGTGTGGGTCAATCAACTGCCGTGA
- the nirD gene encoding nitrite reductase small subunit NirD, with amino-acid sequence MNELSGATADNWVAICPLTDIVPDTGVCALLGGRHVAVFRVGDAAPRVYAIDNIDPNAGASVLSRGLVGSIGERVVVASPIYKQHFDLASGECIEAPEHSVAAWPARVFADMVWVAL; translated from the coding sequence ATGAATGAACTTTCCGGCGCCACCGCCGACAACTGGGTGGCGATCTGTCCCTTGACCGATATCGTGCCCGACACGGGCGTGTGCGCGCTGCTGGGTGGCCGCCACGTGGCCGTGTTCCGCGTCGGCGATGCCGCGCCGCGCGTGTACGCCATCGACAATATCGACCCGAACGCGGGCGCTTCCGTGTTGTCGCGGGGCCTGGTCGGCAGCATCGGCGAGCGCGTCGTCGTCGCCTCGCCCATCTACAAGCAGCATTTCGACCTGGCCAGCGGCGAATGCATCGAAGCGCCCGAGCACTCCGTCGCCGCCTGGCCGGCGCGCGTGTTTGCCGACATGGTGTGGGTGGCCCTGTGA
- a CDS encoding MFS transporter → MASQKATRIALFSLATPPMRAFHLTWMAFFVCFFAWFACAPLMPVIKGEFGLSLAQVANINIAAVAITILVRLIVGPLCDRYGPRKTYTGLLLLGAIPVLGVAASQSYESFLFFRLGIGAVGASFVITQYHTSVMFAPRVVGTANAAAAGWGNAGGGAAQALMPLLLGAVLMLGVSESLGWRVALLVPGVLMLVMAVLYWRYTQDCPEGNYSDLRAAGVAIEGGKKGGWASFKAASSNYRVWLLFVTYGACFGIEIFIHNIAAVYYVDHFGLSLKSAGLAAGSFGLLALFARALGGWMSDKLALRGNLNSRVTLLFMLMIGEGVGLLWFAKVDSVTWAVIAMLVFGLFTHMACGATYALVPFIDSRALGGVAGIIGAGGNVGAVAAGFLMKGTGDIRQTLIILSALVVISALCAIAARFTGLAAEPNMAAA, encoded by the coding sequence ATGGCCAGCCAAAAAGCAACGCGCATCGCGCTCTTCTCCCTCGCCACGCCGCCCATGCGTGCATTCCACCTGACGTGGATGGCATTTTTCGTGTGTTTCTTCGCCTGGTTCGCCTGCGCCCCCCTGATGCCCGTCATCAAGGGCGAGTTCGGCCTGTCCCTGGCGCAAGTGGCGAACATCAATATCGCGGCCGTCGCCATCACCATCCTCGTGCGCCTGATCGTGGGTCCCTTGTGCGACCGCTACGGCCCGCGCAAGACCTACACGGGCTTGCTGCTGCTGGGCGCCATTCCCGTGCTGGGCGTGGCCGCGTCGCAAAGCTATGAAAGCTTTCTGTTCTTCCGCCTGGGCATCGGTGCCGTCGGCGCCAGTTTTGTCATCACGCAATATCACACCTCCGTGATGTTCGCGCCTCGGGTGGTGGGTACGGCCAATGCCGCCGCCGCCGGCTGGGGCAATGCGGGCGGCGGCGCGGCGCAGGCGCTGATGCCCTTGCTGCTCGGTGCCGTGCTGATGCTGGGTGTGTCCGAGTCGCTGGGCTGGCGCGTGGCTCTGCTGGTGCCGGGCGTGCTGATGCTGGTGATGGCCGTTCTCTACTGGCGCTATACGCAGGATTGCCCTGAAGGTAATTACTCGGACTTGCGCGCCGCCGGCGTGGCCATTGAAGGTGGTAAAAAGGGTGGCTGGGCCAGCTTCAAGGCGGCCAGCTCCAACTACCGCGTGTGGCTGCTGTTCGTCACCTACGGCGCCTGCTTCGGCATCGAGATTTTCATCCACAATATCGCCGCCGTGTACTACGTCGACCATTTCGGCCTGTCCCTGAAATCGGCCGGCCTGGCCGCCGGCAGCTTCGGCTTGCTGGCCCTGTTTGCCCGCGCCCTGGGCGGCTGGATGTCCGACAAGCTGGCCCTGCGCGGCAACCTGAACAGCCGCGTGACCTTGCTGTTCATGCTGATGATAGGCGAAGGCGTGGGCCTGCTGTGGTTTGCAAAAGTCGACAGCGTCACCTGGGCCGTCATCGCCATGCTGGTCTTCGGCCTGTTCACCCACATGGCTTGCGGCGCCACTTATGCGCTGGTGCCCTTCATCGACAGCCGCGCGCTGGGCGGCGTGGCCGGCATCATCGGCGCGGGCGGCAACGTGGGCGCCGTGGCGGCCGGTTTCCTGATGAAAGGCACGGGCGACATCCGCCAGACCCTGATCATCCTCAGCGCGCTGGTGGTGATCTCGGCCCTGTGCGCCATCGCCGCCCGCTTCACGGGCTTGGCGGCCGAACCGAACATGGCCGCGGCCTGA
- a CDS encoding NAD(P)/FAD-dependent oxidoreductase, with protein sequence MNPPVKAAARPSLVVVGNGMAGMRTVEELLKLAPDLYDITVFGAEPHGNYNRILLSPVLAGEKSVDDIMLHTRDWYAQHGITLHAGDPVVRIDRQARTVQSLSGITVGYDRLLLATGSTPFIVPVPGHDLPGVIGFRDISDVDTMLQAARQHRHAVVIGGGLLGLEAANGLQRQGMDVTVVHMSGALMNQQLDAPASMLLKSALEARGLRFLMHAQTSAIIGNTRVEGVQFADGSSIPADLVVMTAGVRPNIALAQAAGLHCERAIVVDDCLQSYDPRVYAVGECVQHRRATFGLVAPIWEQARVCGAHLAGAGHRRYVQQASATKLKVTGIDLYSAGDIIGGEGSEDLVLRDPRRGVYKRLVVQGSRLAGAVLYGDVQDGPWYFDLIQQRRDISKLRAHLLFGQALCAQAA encoded by the coding sequence GTGAATCCGCCAGTCAAGGCCGCTGCGCGCCCCTCGCTCGTTGTCGTCGGCAACGGCATGGCCGGCATGCGCACGGTCGAGGAACTGTTGAAACTGGCGCCCGACCTGTACGACATCACCGTGTTCGGCGCCGAACCGCACGGCAATTACAACCGCATTTTGCTGTCGCCCGTGCTGGCCGGCGAAAAGTCGGTCGACGACATCATGCTGCACACGCGCGACTGGTACGCGCAGCACGGCATCACCCTGCATGCGGGCGACCCCGTCGTGCGCATCGACCGCCAGGCGCGCACCGTGCAATCGCTGTCCGGCATCACGGTCGGATACGACCGCCTGCTGCTGGCCACGGGATCGACGCCCTTCATCGTGCCCGTGCCGGGCCACGACCTGCCCGGCGTGATCGGTTTTCGTGATATCAGCGACGTCGATACCATGCTGCAGGCGGCGCGCCAGCACCGCCACGCGGTGGTCATCGGCGGCGGCTTGCTGGGACTGGAAGCGGCCAACGGCTTGCAGCGCCAGGGCATGGATGTCACGGTCGTGCACATGAGCGGCGCCCTGATGAACCAGCAACTGGACGCGCCCGCGTCGATGCTGTTGAAATCGGCGCTGGAAGCGCGCGGCCTGCGTTTTTTGATGCACGCGCAGACATCCGCCATCATCGGCAACACCCGCGTGGAAGGCGTGCAGTTTGCGGACGGCAGCAGCATCCCCGCTGACCTGGTGGTGATGACGGCCGGCGTGCGCCCGAATATCGCGCTGGCGCAAGCGGCCGGCCTGCATTGCGAACGGGCCATCGTCGTCGACGACTGCCTGCAAAGCTACGACCCGCGCGTGTACGCCGTGGGCGAATGCGTGCAGCACCGGCGCGCTACCTTCGGCCTGGTCGCACCCATCTGGGAGCAGGCGCGCGTGTGCGGCGCCCACCTGGCCGGCGCGGGGCATCGCCGCTACGTGCAGCAGGCCAGCGCCACCAAATTGAAAGTGACGGGCATCGACCTGTATTCGGCCGGCGACATCATCGGCGGCGAGGGCAGTGAAGACCTGGTGCTGCGCGATCCGCGCCGTGGCGTCTACAAGCGCCTGGTGGTGCAGGGCAGCCGCCTGGCCGGCGCCGTGCTGTATGGCGACGTGCAGGACGGTCCCTGGTATTTCGACCTGATCCAGCAGCGCCGCGACATCAGCAAGCTGCGCGCCCATTTATTGTTTGGCCAGGCGCTGTGCGCCCAGGCCGCCTGA
- the nirB gene encoding nitrite reductase large subunit NirB, translated as MNHPLNIVVLGHGMVGHKFLERLALENNTRLSVTVLCEEPRPAYDRVHLSEFFSGKSAEDLSLVAPGFFDKGNVVLKLNARAVSIDRVAKTVTASTGEVLAYDKLVFATGSTPFVPPLPGKEREGCFVYRTIDDLEAMLAWGGKSKTGVVIGGGLLGLECAKALRDLKLDTHVVEFAPRLMAVQVDEGGARVLRRKIEELGVTVHTQKNTLAIVDGESATHRMQFADGSHLEADMIVFSAGIRPRDELARACGLDVGPRGGIAIDDSCVTSDPDIYAIGECALWGGLVFGLVAPGYEMARIAARHVLQEEGEASFKGADMSTKLKLMGVDVASLGDPHGNAPGSRSYQFMDERKQIYKKIVVSDCGKYLLGGVMVGDASEYGTLLQMMLNKIELPASPEFLILPQADGQQKVGLGVDALPESAQICSCNDVSKGALCAAVAEGATTIAALKSCTKAGTACGGCVPLVTQIMKAEMQKQGLMVNNHVCEHFAYSRQELHHLVRVGKIRSFGALLSAHGQGLGCDVCKPVAANILASCWNDFVLSPVHASLQDSNDYFLGNIQKDGTYSVVPRMPGGEVTADGLIAVGMVAKKYGLYTKITGGQRVDLFGARVDQLPAIWEELIAAGFESGHAYGKSLRTVKSCVGSTWCRYGVADSVGFAIELENRYKGLRTPHKIKFGVSGCTRECAEAQGKDIGLIATEKGWNLYVCGNGGMKPRHAELIASDLDEATLVRYVDRFLMFYVRTADRLQRTSVWRDNLEGGLDYLKRVIIDDSLGIAHELEADMQHVVDTYACEWKEAISNPAVRQRFRHFVNSEKSDENVVFVEERGQIRPATELERRSTVIPILAVEA; from the coding sequence ATGAACCACCCCCTGAATATCGTCGTCCTTGGTCATGGCATGGTCGGGCATAAATTCCTCGAACGGCTGGCGCTGGAAAACAATACGCGCCTGTCCGTGACGGTCTTGTGCGAAGAGCCGCGCCCCGCCTACGACAGGGTGCACCTGTCCGAATTTTTCAGCGGCAAATCGGCCGAGGACCTGTCCCTGGTGGCGCCCGGCTTTTTCGACAAGGGCAACGTCGTCCTGAAACTCAATGCACGCGCCGTGTCCATCGACCGCGTGGCCAAAACCGTCACGGCCAGCACGGGTGAAGTGCTGGCCTACGACAAGCTGGTGTTCGCCACCGGCTCGACGCCGTTCGTGCCGCCGCTGCCCGGCAAGGAGAGAGAAGGCTGCTTCGTCTACCGTACCATCGACGACCTGGAAGCCATGCTGGCCTGGGGCGGAAAGTCGAAGACGGGCGTGGTGATCGGCGGCGGACTGTTGGGCCTCGAATGCGCGAAAGCCTTGCGCGATTTGAAGCTGGACACCCACGTGGTGGAATTTGCGCCGCGCCTGATGGCCGTGCAGGTGGACGAGGGCGGCGCGCGCGTCCTGCGCCGCAAGATCGAGGAACTGGGCGTGACCGTGCACACGCAAAAGAACACCCTGGCCATCGTCGACGGCGAATCGGCCACGCACCGCATGCAGTTCGCCGACGGCAGCCACCTGGAAGCGGACATGATCGTCTTCTCGGCCGGCATCCGTCCGCGCGACGAACTGGCGCGCGCCTGCGGCCTGGACGTGGGACCACGCGGCGGCATCGCCATCGACGACAGCTGCGTCACGTCCGACCCGGACATCTATGCGATCGGCGAATGCGCGCTATGGGGCGGCCTGGTGTTCGGCCTGGTGGCGCCCGGCTACGAAATGGCCCGCATCGCGGCGCGCCATGTGCTGCAGGAGGAGGGCGAAGCGTCGTTCAAGGGCGCCGACATGAGCACCAAGCTCAAACTGATGGGCGTGGACGTGGCCAGCCTTGGCGACCCGCACGGCAATGCGCCGGGCAGCCGCTCCTACCAGTTCATGGATGAACGCAAGCAGATCTACAAGAAGATCGTCGTCTCCGATTGCGGCAAATACCTGCTGGGCGGCGTGATGGTGGGCGACGCCAGCGAATACGGCACGCTCTTGCAGATGATGCTCAATAAAATCGAGTTGCCGGCATCGCCCGAATTCCTGATCCTGCCGCAGGCCGATGGCCAGCAAAAGGTGGGCCTGGGCGTGGACGCCTTGCCCGAGTCGGCGCAAATCTGCTCGTGCAACGACGTGTCGAAAGGCGCGCTGTGCGCGGCCGTCGCCGAGGGCGCCACCACCATAGCCGCCCTGAAAAGCTGCACCAAGGCCGGCACCGCGTGCGGCGGCTGCGTGCCGCTGGTCACGCAGATCATGAAGGCGGAAATGCAGAAGCAGGGCCTGATGGTGAACAACCACGTGTGCGAACACTTTGCCTACTCGCGCCAGGAACTGCACCACCTGGTCCGCGTCGGCAAAATCCGCAGCTTCGGCGCGCTGCTGTCGGCCCATGGCCAGGGCCTCGGTTGCGACGTGTGCAAACCCGTGGCGGCGAATATCCTCGCCTCGTGCTGGAACGATTTCGTGCTCTCTCCCGTGCATGCCAGCCTGCAGGACAGCAATGACTACTTTCTCGGCAATATCCAGAAGGATGGCACGTATTCCGTCGTGCCGCGCATGCCGGGCGGCGAAGTGACGGCAGACGGCCTGATCGCCGTGGGCATGGTGGCGAAAAAATACGGTCTCTATACGAAAATCACGGGCGGCCAGCGGGTCGACCTGTTCGGTGCAAGAGTCGACCAGTTGCCGGCCATCTGGGAAGAATTGATCGCGGCCGGCTTCGAGTCGGGCCACGCCTATGGCAAGTCGCTGCGCACGGTGAAATCGTGCGTCGGCTCCACCTGGTGCCGCTACGGCGTGGCCGACAGCGTGGGCTTTGCCATCGAGCTGGAAAACCGCTACAAGGGCTTGCGCACGCCGCACAAGATCAAGTTCGGCGTTTCCGGCTGCACGCGCGAATGCGCCGAGGCGCAGGGCAAGGACATCGGCCTGATCGCCACGGAAAAGGGCTGGAACCTGTACGTGTGCGGCAATGGCGGCATGAAGCCGCGCCATGCGGAACTGATCGCCTCCGATCTCGATGAAGCGACCCTGGTGCGCTATGTCGACCGCTTCCTGATGTTTTACGTGCGCACGGCCGACCGCCTGCAGCGCACCAGCGTGTGGCGCGACAACCTGGAAGGGGGCCTCGATTACCTCAAGCGCGTCATCATCGACGACAGCCTGGGCATCGCCCACGAGCTGGAAGCGGACATGCAGCACGTGGTCGACACCTATGCCTGCGAGTGGAAGGAAGCCATTTCCAACCCCGCCGTGCGCCAGCGCTTCCGCCATTTCGTCAACAGCGAGAAGAGCGATGAAAACGTGGTGTTCGTCGAAGAGCGGGGCCAGATCCGGCCCGCCACCGAACTGGAACGCCGCAGCACCGTGATCCCCATCCTTGCCGTGGAGGCTTGA